The genomic window AGCCTATTTCTTTGTCTGGCATTCGTTTTTTCATCAAACTTAATGGTATCCTTAAAGGTAAGACATCAGCATATCCGGTTGCGTATTACTCTCCATCACTAAATTAATAAATTCTAGGAATTGTCATGACCAAAACATCCCCTGTAAATCTTATCGATGAAGATGAAATCATTGAAATTGCCTATGACTTATTTCTAGAAAATGCGATGACTCATTTAGAACCAGCTGACCAAGTTTTGTTCGCGCTACAGTTTGAAGATAATGGTGCTGCTGAAACTGTCCCTCTTAGCGCTCATTGGCAAGATGTCATTCAACCTGATTTTATTTTGGAAA from Providencia sneebia DSM 19967 includes these protein-coding regions:
- a CDS encoding HI1450 family dsDNA-mimic protein yields the protein MTKTSPVNLIDEDEIIEIAYDLFLENAMTHLEPADQVLFALQFEDNGAAETVPLSAHWQDVIQPDFILENFSEVIIGLAESEQDEINDIFARILISRDPTFPFSHILWKH